Genomic DNA from Longimicrobium sp.:
GGTGCGGGGGTGCGGCGGTGCTGGCGCGTACGAGCCGGCTTCAGCCGTCTTCGCGTAGTTCCAGCCGGGGGATTTATCCCCCGGTTGCGGGGCCGGGCCAATGTGAGCCGGCACCACCCCGCCCGCCAAACCTGCGAAGGCAGGTTTCCCGCAGTTGTTGCAGCGGTTTCAACCGCCGGCTACAACCCGCCCTTGGCACCAATCCCACGCTGCACTTACGTTCCCGCCTTCGTGATCGCGGTCGGCGAGTGGAACCGGGAGGGGGACGATGGAAGAGCGTGCGCTGGGGAGCGGGGGCCTGCGGGTGTCGGCGCTGGGGCTGGGGTGCATGGGGATGTCGGAGTTCTACGGCGAGGGCGACGAGGACGAGTCGCTCGCCACCATCGCCCGCGCGCTGGAACTGGGCGTGACGCTGCTGGACACGGCGGACATCTACGGGCCCTTCACCAACGAGGAGCTCGTGGGGAAGGCCATCCGCGGCCGGCGCGACCGAGTGGTGATCGCCACAAAGTTCGGCATCGTCCGCTCGGAGGACCCGGCGTTCCGCGGCATCAACGGACGCCCGGAGTACGTGCGCCGGTCGTGCGAGGCGAGCCTCAAGCGCCTCGGCACCGACCACATCGACCTCTACTACCAGCACCGCGTGGACACCGACGTCCCGATCGAGGAGACGGTGGGCGCGATGGCGCGGCTGGTGGAAGCCGGCAAGGTGCGCTTCCTGGGGCTCTCCGAGGCGGGACCGGAGACGATCCGCCGCGCCCACGCCGAGCACCCCATCGCCGCCCTGCAGACCGAGTA
This window encodes:
- a CDS encoding aldo/keto reductase, whose amino-acid sequence is MEERALGSGGLRVSALGLGCMGMSEFYGEGDEDESLATIARALELGVTLLDTADIYGPFTNEELVGKAIRGRRDRVVIATKFGIVRSEDPAFRGINGRPEYVRRSCEASLKRLGTDHIDLYYQHRVDTDVPIEETVGAMARLVEAGKVRFLGLSEAGPETIRRAHAEHPIAALQTEYSLWSREPEDEILPTVRELGIGFVPYSPLGRGFLTGRFRTIDDLPEDDYRRHSPRFQGENFARNLELVARIEEMARTRGCTPAQLALAWVLAQGEDMVPIPGTKRRKYLEENVGAIRVELTLDDLARIDAMAPQGVAAGTRYPESAMKALGR